One window of Candidatus Nitrospira kreftii genomic DNA carries:
- a CDS encoding hypothetical protein (conserved protein of unknown function): protein MKKNACEPTITHAREGIPGSLIARAAVLILLCLPLWGFEKIPPQSVEIIPHWNKGDKIELMVTRVRDKSLNGRSAVSGKTHTRFSLEVLHVSTQGYLVGWTVGATTFDVPAPSESVLRQVVGLMQGVQIVLQIDPRGAITGVHNWEVLRSEMLRNLDGLLAKRSDSQRGQPNQGIMTNLRAQWDTMFSTKAQVEQVCTRDAQLYFRILGRTYTWDQPYEYQGFLENPLGGDPFPTRADIVLKSFNRRSEHAVLHWNQSADREQTDRIMRSLVKDLAARKGKHVPEKGFLQAVGLENHAEIEVDVGTGWVSKLTETKSVTLGTRAQTDTTFIVRSR, encoded by the coding sequence TTGAAGAAGAACGCCTGTGAGCCAACAATCACTCATGCTCGTGAAGGCATTCCCGGATCATTGATCGCCCGCGCGGCAGTGCTCATCTTGCTCTGCCTCCCCCTCTGGGGCTTTGAGAAAATCCCACCTCAGTCTGTAGAGATCATCCCTCACTGGAATAAGGGCGACAAGATTGAGCTGATGGTTACGCGGGTACGCGATAAATCACTCAATGGCCGGTCCGCGGTATCGGGAAAGACTCACACCCGTTTCTCCCTTGAAGTTCTCCACGTGAGCACCCAAGGATACCTTGTGGGATGGACTGTAGGTGCAACCACCTTTGACGTCCCTGCTCCATCCGAATCGGTTCTGCGACAAGTTGTAGGTCTCATGCAAGGCGTACAGATCGTGCTTCAGATCGACCCTCGAGGCGCCATCACCGGCGTCCACAATTGGGAAGTATTGCGCAGTGAAATGCTGAGGAATCTAGACGGCCTCTTGGCCAAGCGATCAGATTCGCAGCGCGGGCAACCTAACCAAGGTATAATGACAAACTTACGGGCACAGTGGGATACCATGTTTTCGACCAAAGCCCAGGTCGAGCAAGTCTGCACACGAGATGCGCAGCTCTATTTTAGGATTCTCGGACGAACGTACACATGGGACCAGCCCTACGAGTATCAAGGCTTCCTCGAGAATCCACTCGGAGGTGATCCCTTTCCGACTCGCGCCGACATTGTGCTCAAGTCGTTCAACCGGCGATCGGAACACGCAGTTCTGCATTGGAATCAATCGGCTGATCGCGAGCAGACCGACCGAATCATGCGATCGCTCGTAAAGGATCTCGCTGCACGGAAAGGCAAACACGTGCCGGAGAAAGGATTTCTACAAGCCGTTGGGTTGGAAAACCACGCCGAAATTGAGGTGGATGTTGGAACTGGGTGGGTCAGTAAACTGACCGAAACAAAGTCTGTGACGCTCGGCACACGAGCCCAGACGGATACGACCTTCATCGTCAGATCTCGGTGA